In Cicer arietinum cultivar CDC Frontier isolate Library 1 chromosome 7, Cicar.CDCFrontier_v2.0, whole genome shotgun sequence, a single window of DNA contains:
- the LOC101500058 gene encoding uncharacterized protein gives MCPCTKCVNCHSYSRVCVYEHLTDPHCGFLRGYRQWIYHGEKPRTSSSATKQNVEMEHDMDGLVHDVFGIHSTEEPICGEGERIPEVRENSKFYEFVKENEQMLYPNCKKYSKLSFMVHLYHLKCLHGWSDKSFSMLLDLLRDALPEENVLPKSYYETKKIVSGLGLGYEKIHACPNDCILYWDKYAKYEVCPKCSTSRWKTTNEDVQGNGLETSERRKKIPAKILRWFPLKPRLQRLYMSSKVAESMRWHHESRLNDGSLRHPADSLAWKNFDARYPTFSLDPRNFRLGVASYGFNPFKTMSITHSTWPVILIPYNLPPWMCMKQPYFMLSLLIPGPKGPGNNIDIYLQPLVQELQELWDDGIETFDAYKKETFQLRAAMMWTINDFPAYANLSGWSTKGQYACPCCGIETTSQWLRHGKKFCYMGHRRWLSPKHKWRLNSRDFDGTRELRIPPKRLDGTDILRQIDECREKGLANGAQPWKKKSIFFTLPYWQYNVLCHNLDVMHIEKNVCDNIIGTLLNQEGKFKDNYKARADLVDMGIRSMLHPQQSPNITTTCLPRACYQMTNKEKESFLSILKNVKTSDECSSNIPRCVHVKQHKMFGLKSYDCHVLMQELLPVALRGSLPDKVTSVLVDLCNFFKQICSKVLNVEFLSQLESQIVITLCQLETIFPPSFFTVMMHLVIHLAHEAQVAGPVQYRWMYPLERGIFANECLTFCSQYLSGVETRFNRPNRNDDEVSGRPLGIKKQHKLRLGKRKKLSRTKLDKKEEHILHLKRQCRSRRLTQLEIDKQHGQKFIEWFKLRIQHMDEQKSSEVAHELRWLSCGPSEVVRRYTDYAINGFRFHTKKRERFLKTQNSGVVVKTKTSKDEINYYGAITDILMLDYSGKYKFVLFKCDWVDINKCIKKDKFGMTLVNFKFLKHTGENICDDPFVFASQAKKVFYIYDERNKDWLVVLNAKVRDI, from the exons ATGTGCCCTTGTACAAAATGTGTCAATTGTCACTCTTATTCTCGCGTATGTGTTTATGAACACTTAACAGATCCACACTGTGGATTTCTTAGAGGCTATAGACAATGGATATATCATGGTGAAAAACCTAGAACTTCAAGTAGCGCTACTAAACAAAATGTAGAAATGGAGCATGACATGGATGGATTAGTTCATGATGTATTTGGAATTCATTCTACAGAAGAGCCAATTTGTGGTGAAGGTGAAAGAATTCCCGAAGTTAGagaaaactctaaattttaCGAATTTGTAAAGGAGAATGAGCAAATGCTTTACCCCAACTGTAAGAAGTATAGCAAGCTATCATTTATGGTACATTTGTATCATTTAAAGTGTCTTCATGGGTGGAGTGACAAGTCATTCTCCATGTTGCTTGATTTACTAAGAGATGCTTTACCAGAAGAAAATGTTTTGCCAAAGTCATATTATGAAACTAAAAAGATTGTTTCAGGATTAGGTTTGGGGTATGAGAAGATCCATGCTTGTCCCAATGATTGCATATTATATTGGGATAAATATGCCAAATATGAAGTATGTCCAAAGTGTAGTACGTCAAGGTGGAAAACAACAAATGAAGACGTACAAGGTAATGGATTGGAGACTTCTGAGAGGCGAAAGAAGATACCAGCAAAGATCCTTCGATGGTTTCCATTGAAACCAAGGTTGCAAAGGTTATACATGTCCTCCAAAGTTGCAGAATCAATGAGATGGCACCATGAGAGTAGATTGAATGATGGTTCTCTTAGGCATCCAGCTGATTCCCTTGCTTGGAAGAATTTTGACGCTCGATATCCAACATTTTCGTTAGATCCTCGTAATTTTCGATTAGGAGTGGCTTCATATGGTTTCAATCCTTTCAAGACTATGAGTATTACTCATAGCACTTGGCCTGTCATTCTAattccttacaatcttcctccttgGATGTGCATGAAACAACCATACTTCATGTTATCACTATTAATTCCGGGTCCAAAAGGTCCTGGAAATAACATTGACATTTATCTGCAACCTTTAGTACAAGAGTTGCAAGAGTTATGGGATGATGGAATTGAAACATTTGATGCCTATAAGAAAGAGACATTTCAACTTCGTGCAGCTATGATGTGGACTATTAATGACTTTCCAGCATATGCTAACTTGTCTGGATGGAGTACTAAAGGTCAATATGCATGTCCATGTTGTGGTATTGAAACTACCTCGCAGTGGTTACGTCATGGTAAAAAATTTTGCTACATGGGTCATCGTCGTTGGTTATCTCCCAAACATAAGTGGAGATTGAATAGTAGGGATTTTGATGGAACACGAGAGCTAAGGATCCCTCCTAAAAGACTTGATGGGACtgatattttaagacaaataGATGAATGTAGAGAAAAAGGTCTAGCAAATGGAGCACAACCTTGGAAAAAGAAGAGCATTTTCTTCACATTGCCTTATTGGCAATATAATGTATTGTGTCATAATCTTGATGTGATGCACATTGAAAAGAACGTATGTGACAACATTATTGGTACATTGTTAAACCAAGAGGGAAAATTCAAAGATAATTATAAGGCACGAGCTGATCTTGTAGATATGGGTATAAGAAGTATGCTCCATCCTCAACAAAGTCCTAATATAACTACAACGTGTTTGCCTAGAGCATGCTATCAAATGACTAACAAAGAAAAGGAATCTTTCCTAAGCATTCTCAAGAATGTAAAAACTTCAGATGAATGCTCATCAAACATCCCACGTTGTGTGCATGTCAAGCAACACAAGATGTTTGGATTGAAAAGTTACGATTGTCATGTTTTGATGCAAGAGCTTCTTCCAGTAGCATTACGGGGTTCATTGCCAGATAAAGTCACTTCAGTGTTAGTTGATCTTTGCAATTTCTTCAAGCAAATTTGTTCTAAGGTACTTAATGTGGAATTTCTATCACAATTGGAGTCTCAAATAGTTATCACACTTTGTCAGTTGGAAACAATTtttcctccttcattttttaCTGTTATGATGCATTTGGTAATTCATTTGGCACACGAAGCCCAAGTTGCTGGACCGGTACAAtatcgatggatgtatccgCTTGAGAG AGGGATTTTTGCCAATGAATGTTTGACGTTTTGTTCGCAATATCTATCTGGGGTAGAAACTAGGTTCAATAGACCTAACAGAAATGACGATGAAGTCTCTGGAAGGCCATTAGGGATAAAGAAACAACATAAGTTACGATTAGGGAAGAGGAAGAAATTGAGTAGAACTAAACTTGACAAGAAAGA AGAACACATTTTACATCTTAAGAGACAGTGTCGATCACGACGATTGACACAGCTTGAAATTGACAAGCAACATGGTCAAAAATTTATTGAGTGGTTTAAACTCAGG ATCCAGCATATGGATGAACAAAAGAGTTCAGAAGTTGCTCATGAACTTAGATGGTTATCTTGTGGACCATCTGAGGTAGTAAGAAGATACACAGATTATGCGATTAATGGTTTTAGATTCCACacaaagaagagagagagatttttgaaaacacaaaatAGTGGAGTTGTTGTAAAGACAAAGACCTCAAAAGATGAAATTAATTACTATGGGGCAATAACTGATATATTGATGTTGGATTATTCTGGAAAgtacaagtttgtgttatttaaatgTGATTGGGTTGATATTAATAAATGTATCAAGAAAGATAAGTTTGGCATGACGCttgtcaatttcaaatttttaaaacatactgGGGAAAATATTTGTGATGACCCATTTGTGTTTGCATCACAGGCTAAAAAggtgttttatatatatgatgagAGAAACAAGGATTGGCTTGTTGTTCTCaatgcaaaagttagggatatCTAA